CAACTGGAGTAAACGCGGCCGGTGAACGAACAACGCCTGGAGACCGACTCCCGTCCAGCCAACGCGAATCGTACCATCGGGCTGCTCTCCCTTGGTCATTTTACCAATGACACCTATACAGGTTATCTGGCGCCGCTGCTGCCTTTGTTGGTGGAAAAAATCGGGTTTTCTCTTACTCTCGCCGGTATTCTGGTGTCGATTCAGGCCATCGCCTCATCGTTGATGCAACCGGTCTTTGGCATGCTCAGCGATCGCCTGCGTCGGCCACTGCTGGTGGTGATCGGTCCATTGCTCACCGCCCTTTTGCTCAGCGCTGTGGGTTTGGCGCATTCATGGTCCCAAGTGGCTTGTCTAATCGTCTTAGGCGGGCTGGGCACAGCGGCCTTTCATCCTCAAGCGGCCAGCCTCACCAGTCGTTACAGCAGCGGCCGCAAAGGCTTGGCGATGTCGGTCTTTGTTACAGCAGGCAGCGCCGGTCATGCCATGGGACCGATCTTTATCCTCTCTGTGGTCACTCTGTTCGGATTGCACTATTCCTGGATC
This is a stretch of genomic DNA from bacterium. It encodes these proteins:
- a CDS encoding MFS transporter — translated: MNEQRLETDSRPANANRTIGLLSLGHFTNDTYTGYLAPLLPLLVEKIGFSLTLAGILVSIQAIASSLMQPVFGMLSDRLRRPLLVVIGPLLTALLLSAVGLAHSWSQVACLIVLGGLGTAAFHPQAASLTSRYSSGRKGLAMSVFVTAGSAGHAMGPIFILSVVTLFGLHYSWI